The following are encoded together in the Panicum virgatum strain AP13 chromosome 6K, P.virgatum_v5, whole genome shotgun sequence genome:
- the LOC120639208 gene encoding transcription factor MYB77-like, with the protein MAAERGGEGKTDCCRKTPWTAEEDEALRRAVREHGRRNWAAIAGAVAGGRGAKSCRLRWCQHLAPELDSRPFTPEEDARIVEQQRVHGNKWATIARYLHGRSDNAVKNRWNSALRKAQQGSPAAAAQEAADDAAEDQAAAPACLDLFPLRAGEMREANAADRLGVREEDKEAEEEDAASIGLTLGSPGLSDAELALSLGPVRPPPNRRVFRLFL; encoded by the coding sequence ATggcggcggagcgcggcggcgagggcaagACGGACTGCTGCAGGAAGACGCCGTGGAcggcggaggaggatgaggcgctGCGGCGGGCGGTGCGGGAGCACGGGCGGCGGAACTGGGCGGCCATCGcgggcgcggtggccggcgggcgcggcgccaaGTCGTGCCGGCTGCGGTGGTGCCAGCACCTGGCGCCGGAGCTGGACAGCCGCCCCTTCACGCCCGAGGAGGACGCGCGCATCGTCGAGCAGCAGCGCGTGCACGGCAACAAGTGGGCCACCATCGCGCGGTACCTCCACGGCCGGTCCGACAACGCCGTCAAGAACCGCTGGAACTCCGCGCTCCGCAAGGCGCAGCAgggcagccccgccgccgcggcgcaggaGGCCGCCGATGACGCCGCCGAGGACCAGGCGGCGGCCCCGGCGTGCCTCGATCTGTTCCCGTTGAGGGCCGGGGAGATGAGGGAGGCCAATGCGGCGGATCGGTTGGGCGTTCGAGAGGAGGAtaaggaggcggaggaggaggacgcggcgtCGATCGGCCTTACGCTGGGGTCGCCGGGGCTGAGCGACGCGGAGCTGGCACTGAGCCTGGGGCccgtgcggccgccgccgaaccGCAGAGTTTTTCGGTTGTTTCTCTGA